ATGGACGAAGAAACTTGTCTATTTCGTAGTCATACATTATGTTGTCCTTAATCTCGTGCGTTAACACAAAAACGCCATATGATATGATGCAGAACAAAAGTAGAACGATTGCTGTATTGAATTATCCGATCCCCTTGTTTCTGTATTCATTGTTGCCGCACTGATCTGCACGGGATAGTAATCACATAAatctgaaaagaaaatatacaaTTGGGCGTGTTGGTAATCATAAAAATAGTTCAAGCTGTTGCCGTATGGATCTTTACAGTTCAATTACGTCTTCTTGATCCTTGAGGTGCTCCTTCAGTGTCTGGCTTTCAATTTCCCATTTTTCCTGGTCCCATGCTGGGTCGATTTCAGGCAGCTGGTAGTCATCGGGTCTTAATGATAATGGAAACTCAGGCAAGTCAGGCAGCGTTTGGAGAGCCCTGCATTGCCAGAAAATCATTAGTATTTCCTTTCGAGGCTCAATATTTGATGCATATAGAGCTTCAATTTGATGTCGGAATGATCTTACTTTTCTTGTTCTAAGAGGTACCCGTACATCTGAGACTTCCTCGATGCAACTTCCGGGATCTTTTGATTTAGGTACTTCATTACACCCCAGTATGGGGGTATCCTATTGAAGAAAACCcaggaaaaaaatcaatctgAAAGCACAGTTGCAGTGTCAAAATAGAGATAATAGAAGATAAGGCTCATCTTTAGCGATGATTCTAGCATGGACGAGGTCTACAATTTCCTTTAAACCGGATCAAGCACAAACTACTATAGTCTCGATCCAGGAGAGATCTCTATGGACCAGGGGCCGAATCAACCTCTGTCATGAAGCAGACTTTATTAGGATCTAACCTGGAGACTGGATCAGCGAGGCAAAAGCTAAGGCAAGCTTTCTTGCTTTCTGCGAGAAGTCCTTCAGCGGCAGCAAAACAACATACTGCGCTTACGCTATCCGATGGATTGTTTCCCTTGTCAGTAATCAGTCCGTGATAGTAGTAAGCAGCGGCCTAGTTGATTACAAAACCAAAAGATTGGTCAATATATAGGATTCCTAGTAGAGAGATAGTGACACAACTTGAACATCTACTTCAAAAGGCTCGTGTTAACAAATAGAGAACCTTCGCTTCGAGGTACTTCCACTTGATGAACCAGAGGTGCTTCTTCCCATACCCGTGGCTCCGGTCACATCGGGTCAAGCAGCAATGAGCCTGACTATAGTAGCTCAGCTGCTCGCAAGCTAACCTCCTCTTCACTGACAAGCTCGCCTTTTGGCTTTCCACGGCCAATCCAAGTTGAATTTCCGTCCCCTGGATTGCTCAAAGACGATAAGAAATTGATATACGGGTGACTATACTCAAATCTTCCCTGAAGATCGGATCAATGAAAACTTATTGAGGTGACTGATATTGTTCTATACCTGACCTAGTGCTTGGATTAATATGGCTTCCAGTACGCCTTCCTGCAAATCTTTCGGTAGCTTTTTCCTATCAGTCCAGAAGATTTGTTAGCTCGCACAAAAATTACAGAGAATTTAGAAGAAAATAATTCGAGTTTATTGTTGTTATGTACTTTGTTTCAGGCGGTATGTGAGTTAGAATCTCACGGATGCAAAATTCTAGGTACCCCGATGCCTTCAGTAGTAAATCGACAGCGTCCCTCTTGGAATCTGATTACATAGAAACCATGCATTCAGCTCAGAAGGAACATAATCAAATTAGCACCCAAGTTCGAGGCTAGGGAATCCTATTGCACCTGAGGATACAGTCCTGACATCGGAATTTCCAGATTGGTCCTCCGGAATCATTAGCGTGTTAGCCTCCAGTAAAGTGACCATGGCCATCATGTGAACCACAGAGAGCAATTCGAACCGTGAGTTCGATACAGAAGTTTCCTGTTTCAGCAAATTGACCCGAAAGCAAACCTTAATAGGGTAATCAATCTTACAGATGAAATGCCAACTCCGTACCGTGTACGTACTGTTAGATCTTACGTACCTGGTGTCTGGTAAGACTTCTCCACTTGAACTCAACCGATTCCTTGAGGGCATGCTCTGCAAATTATCACGGACACCTTTTGATTTAGAGAAGaattaatttaagaaaaagaaaaatcagatgCTTAAGTGCAAATATTAAATCGTAACCTTTCTCGGTCAGGCCTATTAGGATCGGCAAGTACTCCTCTAGGACTCGGTGCAGTTCCGAAGTTGCAGATCCATCTGAATTACAACAGAAGTAATCCTTGTTATTGATTTCCCGTTTTTACTTAGTTCACTAAAAGCTGCACAAAAAATCTCAAAACTGGAAT
Above is a window of Punica granatum isolate Tunisia-2019 chromosome 7, ASM765513v2, whole genome shotgun sequence DNA encoding:
- the LOC116212917 gene encoding uncharacterized protein LOC116212917 isoform X1; its protein translation is MGCVVSIGKKKANIPEISVFVPSMQAPVKSDLHRPLKGLLPKDLLDKLSALRNQITLVAEDTDGSATSELHRVLEEYLPILIGLTEKEHALKESVEFKWRSLTRHQETSVSNSRFELLSVVHMMAMVTLLEANTLMIPEDQSGNSDVRTVSSDSKRDAVDLLLKASGYLEFCIREILTHIPPETKKKLPKDLQEGVLEAILIQALGQGTEIQLGLAVESQKASLSVKRRLACEQLSYYSQAHCCLTRCDRSHGYGKKHLWFIKWKYLEAKAAAYYYHGLITDKGNNPSDSVSAVCCFAAAEGLLAESKKACLSFCLADPVSRIPPYWGVMKYLNQKIPEVASRKSQMYGYLLEQEKALQTLPDLPEFPLSLRPDDYQLPEIDPAWDQEKWEIESQTLKEHLKDQEDVIELSVRQQ
- the LOC116212917 gene encoding uncharacterized protein LOC116212917 isoform X2, which produces MGCVVSIGKKKANIPEISVFVPSMQAPVKSDLHRPLKGLLPKDLLDKLSALRNQITLVAEDTDGSATSELHRVLEEYLPILIGLTEKEHALKESVEFKWRSLTRHQETSVSNSRFELLSVVHMMAMVTLLEANTLMIPEDQSGNSDVRTVSSDSKRDAVDLLLKASGYLEFCIREILTHIPPETKKKLPKDLQEGVLEAILIQALGQGTEIQLGLAVESQKASLSVKRRLACEQLSYYSQAHCCLTRCDRSHGYGKKHLWFIKWKYLEAKAAAYYYHGLITDKGNNPSDSVSAVCCFAAAEGLLAESKKACLSFCLADPVSRIPPYWGVMKYLNQKIPEVASRKSQMYGYLLEQEKALQTLPDLPEFPLSLRPDDYQLPEIDPAWDQEKWEIESQTLKEHLKDQEDVIEL